In one window of Pseudobdellovibrionaceae bacterium DNA:
- a CDS encoding cyclic nucleotide-binding domain-containing protein — translation MQSFENFRPRLKAGQVIPQGDKVVFETSSPFDQIVLPIENLDLLLLCDGKRSLREIIEELYRRQGSVHFRATYKAVMLLRERGFLQNGHQLKPVEQERPDSWNFNFKLKPIWQVFLGKRIFNDRISPGLFYLVSMATIVLAILALGEISFDSLSLKLLHVDDSFVRSLVLFVVSGSILMSLKNFLKLFLLLFLTGRAYNFSLAFNGAFFYFRTGSESLFLISNKLYVTIFHLSVALSYFVFSAVFYWLFPDAPYKEVLFMISAVLAIVDLDPFRPSELSQFFRALYEDENLVRLTAYLKTRSFLSLISPSERQSDTGLYFMYSHVAIVWSVISFYLLGGSLAKEARGLFDTIAKADMDEQLAAMGILFVLVSCFAMVFVNLGQVVMANIVMPAQRRLRSYARKRKVRTVNDFQYNEVMTILEHLPLFTAFNNEFLSMIVSKSEIIKYPVGTPVVIQGNMGRSLYVLLDGILDVEKRIDGGQVNHLGELHPSAIFGEVAVIEEKPRTADVVAQTDAIVLVIPAHVIRQMARDSQYVREIDDFQNLIMVNQFFSSAPEFRDLPTEVVQLFMARGKIEIYGPQQTIIRQGARGDSFYMTLRGAVDVLINDHPVARIKQGGFFGEIALIADVPRTATITARERTVVLKIGADAFWETLSQDIRMALFIESVGQMRIQEDIDFYHQPVAALPPSVA, via the coding sequence GTGCAAAGTTTTGAGAACTTCCGTCCCCGACTTAAAGCTGGTCAGGTTATCCCTCAAGGGGACAAGGTTGTTTTTGAAACAAGCTCCCCATTTGACCAAATCGTATTGCCCATTGAAAACCTTGATCTCTTGTTATTGTGTGATGGAAAGCGCTCTTTAAGAGAGATCATTGAAGAGCTTTATAGGCGGCAAGGCAGCGTACACTTCAGGGCCACCTACAAAGCGGTGATGCTTTTGCGCGAAAGAGGTTTTTTACAAAATGGCCATCAACTGAAGCCGGTCGAGCAAGAGCGACCAGACTCGTGGAACTTCAACTTTAAACTTAAGCCTATCTGGCAAGTCTTTTTAGGTAAACGCATTTTTAATGATCGGATTTCTCCAGGACTTTTTTATTTGGTATCCATGGCCACCATTGTTTTGGCTATTTTGGCTTTGGGGGAGATTTCTTTTGATAGCCTCTCCCTAAAACTTCTTCATGTGGATGACTCTTTCGTACGAAGCCTGGTTTTGTTTGTTGTTTCAGGCTCTATTTTGATGTCTTTGAAAAACTTTTTGAAATTGTTTTTGCTGCTGTTCCTCACTGGCCGCGCCTACAACTTCAGTCTAGCTTTCAATGGTGCATTTTTCTACTTCAGAACAGGAAGTGAATCGCTGTTTTTAATCTCTAATAAGTTATATGTGACAATATTTCATTTAAGCGTTGCTTTAAGTTACTTTGTTTTTAGTGCCGTTTTTTATTGGTTATTCCCTGATGCACCCTATAAAGAGGTGCTGTTTATGATCAGCGCTGTGTTGGCTATTGTTGATCTCGACCCTTTTCGACCGAGCGAACTATCTCAGTTTTTTCGAGCCCTGTACGAAGATGAAAATTTAGTGCGGTTGACGGCCTACCTTAAGACGCGATCGTTTTTATCGCTGATTAGTCCCTCTGAGCGCCAGTCCGATACAGGTTTGTATTTTATGTACTCCCACGTTGCAATTGTTTGGTCTGTGATTAGTTTTTACCTCTTGGGCGGATCACTGGCAAAAGAGGCTCGTGGATTATTTGATACCATTGCAAAAGCGGATATGGACGAGCAACTCGCAGCAATGGGAATCTTATTCGTACTGGTGAGTTGTTTTGCCATGGTTTTTGTTAACCTAGGTCAAGTGGTCATGGCCAACATCGTGATGCCTGCCCAAAGGCGTTTGCGCAGTTATGCGAGAAAGCGAAAAGTTAGAACAGTTAATGACTTTCAATATAATGAAGTGATGACAATCCTTGAGCATTTGCCGCTATTTACCGCATTTAACAATGAGTTTTTAAGTATGATTGTCAGTAAAAGCGAAATTATAAAATATCCTGTGGGCACTCCCGTTGTAATTCAGGGGAATATGGGGCGATCTCTTTATGTGCTTCTAGATGGCATCTTGGATGTGGAAAAACGAATCGACGGGGGACAAGTGAATCACCTTGGCGAACTTCATCCATCAGCCATTTTTGGCGAAGTGGCTGTGATTGAAGAAAAACCTCGAACGGCAGACGTGGTGGCGCAAACCGACGCCATCGTGCTTGTTATTCCTGCCCACGTGATTCGGCAAATGGCCCGTGATTCACAATATGTCAGAGAGATTGATGATTTTCAAAACCTTATCATGGTCAATCAGTTTTTCTCATCGGCGCCGGAGTTTCGTGACCTCCCTACAGAGGTGGTTCAACTATTTATGGCTCGTGGAAAAATTGAAATATACGGCCCCCAACAAACCATCATTCGACAAGGGGCCAGGGGCGACAGTTTTTATATGACCCTTAGGGGTGCGGTGGATGTGTTAATCAACGACCATCCGGTAGCTCGCATTAAACAAGGTGGCTTTTTTGGAGAAATTGCCCTCATCGCCGATGTTCCGCGAACGGCCACTATCACAGCAAGGGAGCGCACCGTGGTGCTTAAAATTGGTGCTGATGCTTTTTGGGAAACTTTGTCGCAAGACATTCGCATGGCCCTTTTTATTGAAAGCGTAGGTCAGATGCGCATACAAGAAGATATTGATTTTTATCACCAGCCTGTGGCGGCTCTCCCCCCTTCAGTCGCCTAA
- a CDS encoding adenine phosphoribosyltransferase, with protein sequence MQSIKELIVDVPDFPKPGIIFKDITPILSNHHAFQSLIKVMAESVPQTATHLAAIESRGFILGAALAQHLDKCLVLVRKKGKLPRKTMSISYDLEYGQDTLEIQEGDLKPGDKVVIVDDVLATGGTAQATEALCQKMGAEVVEHLFLMELTFLGGRQRLEKPIQAIFSY encoded by the coding sequence TTGCAATCCATCAAAGAGTTAATTGTCGACGTTCCGGATTTTCCGAAGCCGGGAATTATTTTTAAAGATATAACCCCTATACTCTCAAACCATCACGCTTTTCAAAGCCTGATTAAAGTAATGGCTGAATCTGTCCCGCAGACGGCCACCCATTTGGCCGCTATTGAAAGTCGTGGGTTTATTCTAGGCGCAGCTCTCGCTCAACATCTGGACAAATGCTTGGTGTTGGTGCGAAAAAAAGGAAAGCTCCCCAGAAAAACAATGAGCATCAGCTACGACTTAGAATACGGTCAAGACACCCTTGAGATCCAAGAGGGTGACCTCAAACCCGGCGATAAAGTGGTGATCGTGGATGACGTTCTGGCCACAGGTGGCACAGCCCAGGCCACCGAAGCACTTTGCCAAAAAATGGGTGCCGAAGTGGTGGAGCATTTATTTTTAATGGAACTGACTTTTTTGGGTGGCCGGCAAAGGCTTGAAAAACCCATACAGGCCATTTTTTCTTACTAG
- a CDS encoding DUF2817 domain-containing protein: MLLKQVLTLQSILLTGLFGGVLVNCSGTPERQWIVTKDRSAESAEPGDLTSEVDVTEPQMQTLSVPPAPVPVSKKLTAAPSVSSAPSPVIPQDLSENCYSDLKDLPGVRKNSEVYAACQKVQMLQDCFSEKGRPIYHYDRQSENPNQAKRILTIALIHGDELTSGSVARSWITRLESLDPRNSWRVIPIANPDGWQLKTRTNARKVDLNRNFPTEDWQELALRYWREKKKADPRRYPGPHPASEKETQCLMSHFKDFNPHFIISVHTPLGMLDFDGPKQLKFPLFSPLPWISLGNFPGSLGRYMWVDQSVPVLTIELKGTEGVKQLERFDQLQDVSGTVAIQSIKLMEKFGQRKPQKANGDDEK; encoded by the coding sequence TTGTTATTAAAACAGGTTTTAACTTTGCAATCCATTCTGCTCACAGGCCTTTTTGGAGGCGTTCTCGTAAATTGTTCAGGAACGCCTGAGCGGCAGTGGATCGTTACAAAAGACCGAAGCGCGGAGAGTGCAGAGCCGGGCGATTTAACATCTGAAGTCGATGTCACTGAGCCTCAGATGCAGACACTCTCAGTGCCTCCGGCACCCGTCCCTGTTAGTAAAAAGTTGACGGCGGCCCCTAGTGTATCATCTGCGCCAAGCCCAGTAATTCCTCAGGATCTTTCAGAAAACTGTTACAGCGACTTAAAAGACCTGCCTGGAGTTCGAAAAAATTCTGAGGTGTACGCGGCCTGCCAAAAAGTTCAAATGCTGCAAGATTGCTTCAGTGAAAAGGGGCGACCCATCTACCACTACGATCGCCAGAGCGAAAACCCCAATCAGGCCAAACGAATTCTGACCATTGCTTTAATCCATGGTGATGAGCTCACAAGTGGGTCGGTGGCGCGGTCGTGGATCACCCGTCTTGAATCTCTCGATCCGCGCAATTCTTGGCGGGTTATACCCATTGCCAACCCCGATGGCTGGCAACTTAAGACCAGGACCAATGCGCGAAAAGTGGATTTAAACCGAAACTTTCCCACAGAAGACTGGCAGGAGTTGGCTTTGCGCTACTGGCGAGAAAAGAAAAAGGCAGACCCGAGACGCTATCCGGGCCCCCATCCCGCAAGCGAAAAGGAAACCCAATGCCTGATGAGCCACTTTAAAGACTTCAACCCGCACTTTATTATTTCAGTGCATACGCCCTTAGGCATGTTGGATTTCGATGGTCCAAAACAATTAAAGTTCCCCCTGTTTAGCCCCCTGCCCTGGATCTCTTTAGGTAATTTTCCGGGCAGTTTGGGGAGATACATGTGGGTGGATCAAAGTGTGCCGGTGCTCACCATCGAACTCAAGGGGACAGAGGGCGTAAAACAGCTGGAACGATTTGATCAGCTGCAAGATGTTTCAGGCACTGTGGCGATACAATCTATAAAATTGATGGAGAAATTCGGACAACGAAAACCACAAAAGGCAAACGGTGATGATGAAAAGTGA
- the cdd gene encoding cytidine deaminase, with protein MKSDELLNVLFDSAKAAFLNAYSPYSGHKVGAALLTDSGQVYAGCNVENASYGGTVCAERVAIMKAVSEGHRRFKGILVITDQEDPWAPCGLCRQVMAEFFESDAPVIMTNLKKKVVESTVKDLCPDLLKPEQVLSNRQN; from the coding sequence ATGAAAAGTGATGAGCTTTTAAATGTTCTTTTTGATTCGGCAAAGGCGGCTTTTTTAAATGCCTACTCCCCGTACAGCGGGCACAAAGTGGGCGCAGCCCTTTTGACGGACTCAGGGCAGGTGTATGCCGGATGCAATGTGGAAAATGCCTCCTACGGTGGCACAGTGTGCGCTGAGAGGGTGGCCATCATGAAGGCGGTCAGTGAAGGTCATCGGCGGTTTAAGGGCATACTTGTGATTACGGATCAAGAAGACCCGTGGGCCCCTTGTGGTCTTTGCCGGCAAGTGATGGCTGAATTTTTTGAATCCGATGCGCCAGTGATTATGACCAATCTAAAAAAGAAAGTTGTTGAATCTACGGTTAAAGACCTTTGTCCTGACCTATTAAAACCTGAACAAGTGCTGTCTAATCGACAAAACTAG